In Salvelinus alpinus chromosome 22, SLU_Salpinus.1, whole genome shotgun sequence, one genomic interval encodes:
- the LOC139549100 gene encoding neuroblast differentiation-associated protein AHNAK-like isoform X2 has product MDSSTEARAVEETASEVVEVVMETEPEAGASGYSVTGGGERGIFIKDVLKDSTAAKHLSLQQGDQLLSARVYFDNVKYEDALKILQCAEPYKVSFFLKRTIAGADVTMHPGADVTMHPGATSLELKGPKTKMQKMSVKSIKPFKAKKKRGGRFGLKRLKENKKGSTGAELEMEGSPSKVELNPIDVEFAFPKFKLRKDGKAEGTEQHGGVVATGRKKRMIRCPRMKANGAEVATGEVDITEPAGQADVSLPDVPGAKVKVKGKGHRFGIQFPKTKKTKSDTALSGGSLDLKPPDVKFTPPSVEFILPSGNKDVDLQKPEVKVKEGSKLMHREVELSLGLPSACHSDEIDGEIKAKGLAEGVEGSTGLSGIKMPAIDISAPNIDLQLDTRRTVPDEIEGPFFKGPNISMPKTDISLPKIGSSNMDIEGPEKGGKFCLPIVDISLPKMIPAEANVDVEGHIGKGGKFKTPTFDVSLPKFMSPEEHMNIEGPEVKGEFKMPKVDLLRPKGKAEGAVDIEGYLGKGGQFQMPTFDISLQKMKSSEREMNVERPEVKGGKIKMPSIDISLPKGKAEGNINIEGHSGKGGKFKMPSYDISPPKMKGDASLEGPELKGGKFEMPTLDISLAKGKTEGEVNIDANVGKEGKFSLPKIKLPKGDMKIEGSDMPTIDCLLPTGKTEGDMSVEGDASKGGKFHMPSLDISAPRVKLPEGKAVVEGPEIKGGKVEMPKMDVSLPKGKTAGEVNIEGHVSKGGKFKMPKFGISFPKLKSPEVKVNTEGPEVKGGKFIMPTIGISIPKGKSEGDINVEGDSEAGGKFHMPTCDISLPKMKSPEADISLEGPEVKGGKCHMPTIDISLPKGKGAIDTEGHSGKGGKFQMPAFDISLPKMKTPDGEVSLEGPEVKGGNINMPTMNISLPKGKMEGEAKGHASKGGKFHMPSIDISLPKMKLPEGEVKVEGPGARGGKIEMPSIDISLPKGKMEGEIDIEGHSGKEGRFHMPTFDVSLPKMKSLEPDVSLEGPDVKGGKFHMPTIDFSLSKEKGEIDTQGHSGKGGKFQMPALDISLPKMKTPEAEVSLEGPDVKGGKFEMPKIDISLPKGKTEGEIDIEGHLGKKGKFHMPTFDMSLPKMKSNDGDMKLEGPEVKGSKIHMPAIDNSLPKGKAECDLQVDGHGGKGGKFHMPSIDISLPKMKLPEGEVKVEGPEAKGGKFEIPTIDISLQKGKAEGEIDMEGHSGKGGKFHMPKFDVSLPKIKLPEGDIKLEGPEGKGNKIHIPNIDISLPKGKTEGDIEVEGHGGKRGKFPMPSIDISLPKMKLPEGEVKGGNIEMPLIDISLPKGKMEGEIDIEVHSGKEGRFHMPTFDVSLPKMKSLEPDVSLEGPDVKGGKFEMPKIDISLPKGKTEGETDIEEHSGNGGKFHMTSFDVSLPKMKHPVGDVKEGLEVKGGKFKMPKIEAEGRSGVKLPTVKRPTVDISAPKVYLDSGLSKAKGDDREEMELLKAEGDRPSSGSSFDMPDVSLKMPRFSLPKFGGKSSGDVNLEGYGTEDDIDISPPRADSEGRPASAEIRGEGKIEGKLKKPKIKMPMFGISKKDVSIASPDVEIKTKKGKVDIPKPGISVEHPADKTNRKYRLKFPKFKKSSPKGKLPEGEIDVSMDSGMEGKGGFHAPGDTIKMPKFSMPGFGSQEIDFDRSGPSAELDVKGKVKIPPVEISLPAAKKSEQEVLLPKAEVDVSEADIRGYEGNLKIPKMPTIDVSAPKIDLDVTLPKIKHETKIEGVGGKFKMPNIKMPDIDLSLPKEKTGDIDASKVEIEGRGGKFKMPVIKMPKVDISLPTGKHRAMDVSTVEIEGEGVKFKMPHMEIPNVDISFTKGKSGGIEGPEMEIEGGGGKFKMPHMKMPKVDLSLPKGKYGDISTPEMEMEGGGKFNMPHMKMPNIAISLPKGKSGEIEGPDMEIQGEGGKLKMPHMKIPKVDLSITKGKSGDISAPAMEMEGDQFKRPHMKMPNIHISLPKGKTGDVNATESEIEGDGGKFQMPHMKMPNIGISLPKGKSGDISTPEMEMEGGGKCKMPHMKMPNIDIALPKGKGGETEEPEMEIEGGGRKLKMPHMKMPNVDISLPKGKTGDVNAPNLEIEGEGGKFKTPHMKMPNIGISLPKGKSGEIEGPEMDIEGEGGKFKVPHMTIPNIGISLPRGETGEIEAPEMEIQAEGGKFKMPKVDISLPKGKSGEIRAPEMEVKGGNFKMPHMKMPKVDISLPKGRTGDVNAPELEMDGEGGRYKMPEIKLPNIDITMAKGNSGDIDAEIKQPNAEAEGKIKMPLIGLPKFTTPNLDLDMNVGKPNHGAEVHGKNSDTTGSHSEGDHKMKIKMPTIDIECPKGDLELDIGFHKAEGKKDRKIIELPDLDLKTSGTKGKGPKVKGTKFKIGMPKMKNTGDQALDAATKKTGKENEGASGRFMIKKTKLGKGADVAADAMAGGSALPNISLPDVGFSVSKGASQEDECHGPEMRAKLPKFKLPNVEISGPSMTGQGGAQINSGQQENKDGIKFQMPKVTLPSVGLKSKQGSAEPTGTDASTENGFTLPHLGIKVPKLPDIDFDIGASQAEDQGADTSTRQKIKIPKFGVALPAIFSPEARVHLKDPEVEYEGPKMPKVKKAVFVLVNPQTDHSTMSTICEASVESGEAKIRMPKIKMKPSFGKSGSKENSVALSIEGDVDGADKSKGAKQKIPKVTFSPGKTGSFDVTLKGEGSSSSINGEKVSTFQNGSKEDKAKFVKLKLPKIELSSPYSKIGSGEEDLEMSAKLVNESSGTDGETKRKKVKSGKMSFPGFKKKTSKGEEETQDNVVSSSARTEMLDQDSSESPTPMVSIGFVPGKSRGQAEAESRKKELEGKHSTWFKAPKFNLKPNSTGILLITPEGSPQGSRSSLQCQGVDETAGTFRLQMPSTGFSTQEVSEENVTTTKKGTVTVVTKTTKNTVTESRTGQTHTSLSHCNY; this is encoded by the exons ATGGATTCTTCAACAGAGGCCCGAGCAGTG GAGGAGACTGCATCTGAGGTGGTGGAGGTTGTGATGGAGACAGAGCCTGAGGCCGGAGCCAGTGGCTACAGTGTCACAGGTGGAGGGGAGCGAGGCATCTTCATTAAGGACGTCCTTAAAGACTCCACTGCAGCAAAGCATCTTAGCCTCCAGCAAG GAGATCAGTTGCTCAGTGCAAGAGTCTACTTTGACAATGTGAAGTATGAAGATGCCCTGAAGATCTTGCAGTGTGCAGAGCCTTATAAAGTCTCCTTTTTCCTGAAGAGGACCATCGCCGGCGCTGATGTCACCATGCACCCTGGCGCTGATGTCACCATGCACCCTGGCGCCACCAGCTTGGAACTGAAAGGACCCAAAACCAAGATGCAGAAAATG AGTGTCAAGAGCATCAAACCTTTCAAAGCGAAGAAAAAGAGGGGAGGACGTTTTGGATTGAAAAGGCTGAAGGAAAACAAGAAAGGGAGCACTGGAGCAgagttagagatggagggatcCCCTTCCAAGGTGGAGCTCAACCCCATTGACGTGGAGTTTGCCTTCCCAAAGTTCAAGCTGAGGAAGGATGGGAAGGCAGAGGGAACTGAGCAGCATGGAGGAGTGGTCGCCACTggcaggaagaagaggatgataaGGTGTCCCAGGATGAAAGCAAATGGTGCTGAGGTGGCTACAGGAGAAGTTGACATAACAGAACCAGCGGGACAGGCTGATGTCTCCCTGCCAGACGTGCCTGGAGCTAAAGTCAAAGTCAAAGGAAAGGGCCACAGGTTCGGAATTCAGTTCCCTAAAACAAAAAAGACTAAATCGGACACTGCCTTGTCTGGAGGGTCCCTGGACCTGAAACCTCCTGATGTCAAATTCACACCACCCTCAGTGGAATTCATTTTGCCATCTGGAAACAAGGACGTTGACCTACAGAAACCAGAAGTGAAAGTCAAGGAGGGGTCAAAATTGATGCACCGAGAGGTAGAGCTTTCATTAGGACTCCCCTCAGCCTGTCACTCTGATGAAATTGATGGTGAGATAAAAGCAAAAGGTTTAGCTGAAGGAGTTGAAGGGTCAACAGGCCTATCTGGCATTAAGATGCCAGCTATTGACATCTCTGCACCCAACATAGATCTGCAGCTGGACACCCGGCGTACAGTGCCAGACGAGATAGAGGGACCCTTTTTTAAAGGGCCAAATATATCCATGCCCAAAACTGACATCTCATTACCAAAGATTGGATCATCTAACATGGATATTGAAGGTCCAGAAAAGGGTGGAAAATTTTGCCTGCCAATTGTTGACATTTCACTGCCAAAGATGATACCAGCAGAAGCAAATGTTGATGTGGAAGGACACATTGGAAAAGGAGGCAAGTTCAAAACACCAACTTTTGATGTTTCTCTTCCAAAATTCATGTCTCCAGAGGAGCATATGAATATAGAGGGGCCTGAAGTCAAAGGGGAGTTCAAAATGCCAAAAGTTGACCTTTTACGCCCAAAAGGTAAAGCAGAGGGAGCGGTGGACATTGAAGGATACTTAGGAAAAGGAGGTCAATTTCAGATGCCCACATTTGACATTTCTCTACAAAAAATGAAGTCATCAGAGAGAGAAATGAATGTAGAACGACCTGAAGTGAAGGGTGGCAAAATTAAAATGCCCTCTATTGACATATCTCTCCCTAAAGGAAAAGCAGAGGGGAATATTAACATTGAGGGACATTCTGGAAAAGGAGGCAAGTTCAAAATGCCCTCATATGACATTTCTCCTCCTAAAATGAAGGGTGATGCTAGTTTAGAGGGACCTGAATTGAAAGGGGGAAAGTTTGAAATGCCCACACTTGATATTTCCCTTGCCAAAGGAAAAACAGAGGGTGAAGTCAACATTGATGCAAATGTAGGAAAAGAAGGAAAGTTCTCTCTTCCAAAAATAAAGTTACCAAAGGGTGACATGAAAATAGAAGGATCTGATATGCCCACTATAGATTGTTTACTCCCAACAGGAAAAACAGAAGGTGACATGAGCGTTGAAGGAGATGCATCTAAAGGCGGAAAGTTTCACATGCCTTCACTTGATATTTCTGCTCCAAGAGTGAAGTTACCAGAGGGTAAAGCCGTAGTAGAAGGCCCTGAAATTAAAGGTGGAAAGGTTGAGATGCCAAAAATGGATGTTTCCCTTCCAAAAGGCAAAACAGCGGGAGAAGTTAACATTGAAGGCCATGTCAGTAAAGGGGGCAAGTTTAAGATGCCCAAATTCGGCATTTCTTTCCCGAAATTGAAGTCACCAGAGGTTAAGGTCAACACAGAGGGACCTGAAGTCAAAGGAGGGAAGTTTATAATGCCTACAATTGGCATTTCAATACCAAAAGGAAAATCGGAAGGTGACATCAATGTTGAAGGAGATTCTGAAGCAGGAGGCAAATTTCATATGCCCACATGTGACATTTCTCTTCCAAAAATGAAGTCACCAGAAGCAGATATCAGTTTAGAAGGACCAGAAGTCAAAGGAGGAAAGTGTCACATGCCAACAATTGACATTTCCCTTCCCAAGGGAAAGGGAGCAATTGACACTGAAGGACATTCTGGGAAAGGAGGCAAGTTCCAAATGCCAGCATTCGATATATCACTTCCAAAAATGAAGACACCAGATGGGGAAGTCAGCCTAGAAGGCCCTGAAGTCAAAGGGGGGAACATTAATATGCCAACAATGAACATTTCTCTTCCAAAAGGAAAAATGGAAGGAGAAGCTAAGGGACATGCAAGCAAAGGGGGCAAATTTCACATGCCCTCAATTGACATTTCCCTTCCAAAAATGAAGTTGCCTGAAGGTGAAGTCAAAGTAGAAGGCCCCGGAGCCAGAGGGGGAAAGATTGAAATGCCATCGATTGATATTTCACTTCCCAAAGGAAAAATGGAGGGGGAAATTGACATTGAAGGACATTCTGGAAAAGAAGGAAGATTTCATATGCCTACATTTGACGTTTCACTTCCAAAaatgaagtcactagaaccagatGTCAGTTTAGAAGGACCGGACGTCAAAGGAGGGAAGTTTCATATGCCAACAATTGACTTTTCCCTTTCCAAGGAAAAGGGTGAGAttgacactcaaggacattctggAAAAGGAGGCAAGTTCCAAATGCCAGCATTGGATATATCACTTCCAAAAATGAAGACACCAGAAGCAGAAGTCAGCCTAGAAGGCCCTGATGTGAAAGGTGGAAAGTTTGAAATGCCAAAGATTGATATTTCACTTCCAAAAGGAAAAACAGAAGGGGAAATAGACATTGAAGGACATTTGGGGAAAAAAGGAAAGTTTCACATGCCCACATTCGACATGTCCTTGCCAAAAATGAAGTCAAATGATGGTGACATGAAATTAGAGGGGCCAGAAGTGAAAGGTAGTAAAATACATATGCCTGCCATTGACAATTCTCTTCCAAAGGGGAAGGCAGAATGTGATCTTCAGGTTGACGGGCATGGTGGCAAAGGGGGGAAGTTCCATATGCCCTCAATTGACATTTCTCTTCCAAAAATGAAGTTGCCTGAAGGTGAAGTCAAAGTTGAAGGCCCTGAAGCCAAAGGTGGAAAGTTTGAAATTCCAACAATTGATATTTCACTTCAAAAAGGAAAAGCAGAGGGAGAAATTGACATGGAAGGACATTCTGGAAAAGGAGGAAAGTTTCATATGCCAAAGTTTGATGTATCGCTACCAAAAATTAAGCTCCCAGAGGGTGACATCAAACTAGAGGGACCGGAAGGGAAAGGCAACAAAATACATATACCTAACATTGACATTTCTCTTCCTAAAGGGAAAACTGAAGGAGATATTGAGGTTGAGGGGCATGGTGGCAAAAGGGGCAAGTTTCCCATGCCCTCAATTGACATTTCCCTTCCAAAAATGAAGTTGCCTGAAGGTGAAGTCAAAGGTGGAAACATTGAGATGCCATTGATTGATATTTCACTTCCCAAAGGAAAGATGGAGGGGGAAATTGACATTGAAGTTCATTCTGGAAAAGAAGGAAGATTTCATATGCCTACATTTGACGTTTCCCTTCCAAAaatgaagtcactagaaccagatGTCAGTTTAGAAGGACCGGACGTCAAAGGAGGGAAGTTTGAAATGCCAAAGATTGATATTTCACTTCCAAAAggaaaaacagagggagaaactgACATTGAAGAACATTCTGGAAATGGAGGAAAGTTTCATATGACCTCCTTTGATGTGTCACTACCAAAGATGAAGCACCCAGTGGGTGATGTCAAAGAAGGCCTTGAAGTCAAAGGGGGGAAGTTTAAAATGCCCAAAATCGAAGCAGAGGGTAGGAGTGGAGTCAAGTTACCAACTGTTAAACGGCCAACAGTAGACATATCTGCACCAAAGGTTTACTTAGACTCTGGCCTGTCAAAAGCTAAAGGAGATGATAGGGAAGAGATGGAGCTACTAAAAGCAGAGGGTGATAGGCCATCCTCTGGGTCAAGTTTTGACATGCCAGATGTCTCTCTTAAAATGCCAAGATTTTCTCTCCCTAAATTTGGTGGAAAGTCTAGTGGAGATGTAAACCTAGAAGGATATGGCACAGAGGATGATATTGATATCAGCCCCCCACGAGCGGATAGTGAGGGCAGACCAGCATCAGCGGAAATACGCGGAGAGGGAAAAATAGAAGGTAAACTAAAGAAGCCCAAAATAAAAATGCCAATGTTTGGAATATCTAAGAAAGATGTATCAATAGCCAGCCCTGATGTGGAAATCAAGACAAAAAAAGGGAAAGTGGACATTCCAAAGCCAGGGATCAGTGTAGAACATCCAGCAGACAaaacaaatagaaaatatagACTAAAATTCCCAAAGTTTAAGAAGTCATCTCCTAAAGGTAAACTaccagagggagagatagatgtcTCAATGGATAGTGGAATGGAAGGGAAAGGTGGCTTTCATGCACCCGGTGATACAATCAAAATGCCAAAGTTCTCCATGCCAGGGTTTGGCTCACAGGAGATAGACTTTGACAGGAGTGGGCCCAGTGCTGAACTAGATGTCAAAGGGAAGGTAAAAATACCACCAGTGGAGATATCCCTGCCAGCTGCCAAGAAATCTGAGCAAGAAGTGTTACTCCCAAAGGCTGAGGTGGATGTGTCTGAGGCTGACATCAGAGGTTATGAAGGAAACCTGAAAATCCCTAAAATGCCAACTATTGATGTATCAGCACCCAAAATTGACCTTGATGTAACTCTGCCTAAAATCAAGCATGAAACAAAAATTGAGGGGGTAGGAGGCAAATTTAAGATGCCAAACATCAAAATGCCTGATATAGATTTATCACTTCCTAAAGAAAAAACTGGTGACATTGATGCATCCAAGGTTGAAATTGAGGGAAGGGGTGGAAAATTCAAGATGCCTGTCATTAAAATGCCAAAGGTTGACATATCACTTCCAACAGGGAAACATAGAGCAATGGATGTATCCACAGTGGAAATTGAAGGAGAAGGTGTAAAATTCAAGATGCCACATATGGAAATTCCAAATGTTGATATATCATTTACCAAAGGAAAAAGTGGAGGGATTGAAGGGCCAGAGATGGAAATTGAAGGAGGGGGCGGAAAATTCAAAATGCCACATATGAAAATGCCAAAGGTAGACTTATCACTTCCGAAGGGAAAGTATGGAGACATCAGTACACCAGAAATGGAAATGGAAGGAGGAGGAAAATTCAATATGCCACATATGAAAATGCCAAATATTGCCATATCACTTCCCAAAGGAAAAAGTGGAGAGATTGAAGGACCAGACATGGAAAttcagggagagggaggaaaattGAAGATGCCACATATGAAAATACCAAAGGTAGACTTATCAATTACGAAGGGAAAGTCTGGAGACATCAGTGCACCAGCAATGGAAATGGAAGGAGATCAATTCAAGAGGCCACATATGAAAATGCCAAATATTCATATATCACTTCCAAAAGGAAAAACTGGTGATGTTAATGCAACTGAATCGGAaattgagggagatggaggaaaaTTCCAGATGCCACATATGAAAATGCCAAATATTGGTATATCACTTCCCAAAGGAAAAAGTGGAGACATCAGTACACCAGAAATGGAAATGGAAGGAGGAGGAAAATGTAAGATGCCACATATGAAAATGCCAAACATTGATATAGCACTTCCCAAAGGAAAAGGTGGAGAAACTGAAGAACCAGAGATGGAAATTGAAGGAGGGGGCAGAAAATTAAAGATGCCACATATGAAAATGCCAAATGTTGATATATCACTTCCAAAAGGAAAAACTGGAGATGTTAATGCACCTAATTTGGAAATTGAGGGAGAAGGAGGAAAATTCAAGACGCCACATATGAAAATGCCAAATATTGGTATATCACTTCCCAAAGGAAAAAGTGGAGAGATTGAAGGACCAGAGATGGACATTGAAGGAGAGGGTGGAAAATTCAAGGTGCCACATATGACAATACCAAATATTGGTATATCACTTCCAAGAGGAGAAACTGGAGAGATTGAAGCACCAGAGATGGAAATTCAGGCAGAGGGAGGAAAGTTCAAAATGCCAAAGGTAGATATATCACTTCCGAAAGGAAAGTCTGGAGAAATTAGAGCACCAGAAATGGAAGTCAAAGGAGGAAATTTCAAGATGCCACATATGAAAATGCCAAAGGTAGACATATCACTTCCAAAAGGAAGAACTGGAGATGTTAATGCACCTGAATTGGAAATGGATGGTGAGGGTGGAAGATATAAGATGCCAGAAATCAAACTGCCAAATATAGATATTACAATGGCAAAGGGAAATTCTGGTGACATTGATGCTGAAATCAAACAGCCCAACGCTGAGGCAGAAGGAAAGATAAAAATGCCTTTGATTGGTTTACCAAAGTTTACAACTCCCAACCTTGATTTGGACATGAATGTTGGAAAACCCAACCATGGAGCTGAGGTTCATGGGAAAAATTCAGACACAACTGGTTCACATTCTGAGGGAGACCATAAGATGAAAATCAAAATGCCAACAATAGACATAGAGTGCCCAAAAGGAGATCTGGAGCTGGATATAGGCTTCCATAAAGCTGAGGGAAAGAAGGACAGAAAAATAATAGAGTTGCCTGACTTAGACCTTAAAACTTCTGGTACCAAAGGTAAGGGGCCAAAAGTCAAAGGCACCAAATTCAAAATTGGAATGCCAAAAATGAAGAACACTGGAGATCAAGCATTAGATGCAGCCACAAAGAAGACAGGGAAAGAGAATGAAGGGGCCAGTGGTAGATTCATGATTAAGAAGACAAAGCTTGGCAAAGGTGCAGATGTGGCGGCAGATGCGATGGCAGGTGGTTCTGCGTTGCCAAACATCTCCCTCCCAGATGTGGGCTTCTCAGTATCCAAAGGAGCCAGCCAAGAGGATGAATGTCATGGTCCAGAGATGCGTGCTAAATTGCCAAAATTCAAACTCCCTAACGTGGAGATCTCAGGTCCTTCAATGACTGGCCAAGGAGGAGCACAAATCAACAGCGGACAACAAGAAAACAAAGATGGTATCAAGTTTCAAATGCCAAAGGTTACTCTACCGTCTGTGGGGCTGAAGAGCAAACAAGGCTCTGCCGAGCCCACTGGCACAGATGCCAGCACAGAGAATGGATTCACATTACCTCATCTTGGAATCAAAGTCCCCAAATTACCAGATATAGACTTTGATATTGGAGCATCTCAAGCTGAGGACCAAGGGGCAGATACAAGTACAAGACAAAAAATCAAAATACCCAAGTTCGGGGTGGCTTTACCTGCTATTTTTTCACCTGAAGCTAGAGTACATTTGAAGGACCCAGAGGTTGAGTATGAAGGCCCTAAAATGCCCAAAGTTAAAAAAGCTGTATTTGTTTTGGTGAATCCCCAAACAGACCACTCCACTATGTCCACTATATGTGAAGCAAGTGTAGAGTCTGGAGAGGCTAAAATCAGAATGCCAAAGATCAAAATGAAGCCATCATTTGGAAAGTCAGGATCCAAGGAAAATAGTGTTGCTTTGAGCATTGAAGGAGACGTGGATGGAGCTGACAAGTCAAAGGGAGCAAAGCAAAAAATTCCCAAAGTCACCTTCTCTCCAGGCAAAACAGGTTCATTTGATGTAACCCTAAAAGGTGAGGGGTCTAGTTCCAGCATCAATGGTGAGAAAGTTTCAACATTCCAGAATGGATCCAAGGAGGATAAAGCTAAGTTTGTGAAGCTCAAGCTTCCAAAGATAGAGTTGTCCTCGCCATATTCAAAAATAGGCAGTGGAGAAGAGGACCTTGAAATGAGTGCTAAGCTTGTCAATGAGTCCTCAGGAACTGACGGAGAAACAAAGAGGAAGAAAGTGAAATCAGGCAAAATGTCCTTCCCGGGATTTAAGAAGAAGACATcaaaaggagaggaggaaactCAAGACAATGTGGTGTCCTCATCGGCCAGGACAGAAATGCTAGATCAGGATAGTTCAGAATCACCAACGCCCATGGTCTCCATTGGCTTTGTTCCAGGGAAGTCTAGGGGGCAGGCAGAGGCTGAGAGCAGAAAGAAGGAGCTGGAAGGAAAGCATTCGACCTGGTTCAAGGCCCCCAAATTCAACCTGAAACCCAACTCAACAGGAATCCTCCTCATTACACCAGAAGGTTCTCCCCAGGGCAGCAGATCCTCGCTCCAATGCCAGGGTGTAGATGAAACTGCAGGTACCTTCCGGCTCCAGATGCCAAGCACGGGGTTCTCCACGCAGGAGGTGTCTGAGGAGAATGTTACCACAACAAAGAAGGGAACCGTAACTGTGGTGACAAAGACGACAAAAAATACGGTAACAGAGTCCAGAACTGGTCAAACCCACACATCGCTATCCCATTGTAATTACTGA